DNA sequence from the Syngnathus acus chromosome 5, fSynAcu1.2, whole genome shotgun sequence genome:
gcacccacgcacgcacgcacgcacccacgcacgcgcgcacgcacgcacgcacacacacacacacgcacgcaccacacacatgcacagcacacgcacacaaacacacacacacacacatgctgaagtaggcatttttatttctttcctcAAGCTGGGTTACAGTGCTTTAAGTGTCTCGCAAAAGATCAGTAAAGTCATTAATGCTCCCACAGTCCGGCTCTCTAGCACAAACATGAACCCACAAGCTGTACCCTTTAACAGGGGTCAAAGGGTCAGCTATAGAAAGCCAAATCAAAGAGACAATGGGATTagggaaatatatatatagattgtttttttgctcaacAAGGATTTACTTGAAACGGTTGTTGGTGAATACCAAAGTCAACATTCCCAATGTGAAGTTGTGGACTCCTTGCCAAGGCCTGAGTCAAACAAGCTCTGTGTGTTACTTTGTCTGACTCACTGAGAACAACAGAGACTGCTGCAAAGGTGAGATAACGTAATGGTTTTTAGCCAATTACAAATACGTATCTCTTTTTAGCAGCTGAGCCAGCTGTCGGGAAAACATTTGCATCACAACAGGAAACGTGAACAGAAGAATTAAGAACATTAATATTGGCTGGGAATTAAAGCCTCACCACAGCAGCCTGGATATATGCTAGCTAGAAAATGGGTGGATACATTGGGAGACAAAAATGATGGAAACTTTCCAATTTGAACCACAGTCCCATAATGTAGCAACATTGGATTGTCTGTTCTTTTACTAGACAGAGACATGTCACAATTGCTTAGCAAAGGTCCTTCTCACTACTTAGCATTACGTTAccatttgaactttttttcagaGTAAAGAATGCGTATATCAAgttaatgacaaaaacattcaaatagaGTGTTGACCTTATCTTGAGTGACACAAAGGCACAACTTTATGTGTGTGACTCATGTATATTATACGTTGATGCACATATTTTGTACACTTGGGccgatgaaagaaaaaaaaaaaagtccattgGTGTGTTGCTGCCTGGCAACGTGGGGAGCTTAGAAACACTATATTTCCGCTTTAGGCCGATGGCCTTGAGTCTTACTCAAAATCTTTAAAAGACTGCTGTAGGTTGTGTGTAATGtcgtcacacaacacacacacacacacacaccgtggCTGCTGGAGCAAATGTTATTGAGCTACTCCATCTGGAGTCGGTGACAAAGAGGACACACGAATCCTATCTATCTGGGCAATACACACATCTTTTCTTTAAGGAAGACAGTTCCCAGGTGTCTATGACATGCTCTTGTCAATATACATCTAGGATCAACAATTAGGTCACAGTTTATACGTACAACATATATCTCGTCTTGCCTAATTCAACTGGTTTTAAGGGCCCACATACTACTGGAGCAATTGTGAACCAAAGGGAATTGTAAATATCCTCCACACGCAACGGACAGAAgaactttggaaaaaaaagacagactaAGTGAGGACACAAGTGGCTTTTGGTCCTGTAATCTTCCCCAACCGGCTCAAGTACAGACTGAAGGAAGCTAAATGACTAGCGTGGTGTAAACCTTAGCGCTAGCTAGGGAGTTGTTTGATCATGATGACTGCTTTATTCGATTCGATTCGATTCGATTCTAAGTTGGCGGAAACACCTCAAGTGAAAGAGCGTGGGCGTACACGGTCGTAGAATAAGTGGCTGCTTTATTCTTTCTTCCATGCAATTCACATAGCATCAAAATGACCAATCTATGTGATATTTGCTTCTCTTTTGATAAAACGTCAACAGACTTGAGCGGCGTAAACGGACCTCTGCCCTAAATGAATGTAACAAAGGACCCCTTCGGCTGCCCCAAAACATGCCTGACCAAATGAATGTAACAAAGGACCCCTTCAGCTGCCCAGAAACATGCCTGACCTAAATGACCCTAACAAAAGACCCCTTTGGCTGCCTAAAAGCACGCCTTTCTAAAAGAAAAACCCCCAAGACTTTGTATACAAAGCGCTTTCGGGGTTAACGCGATTCTCAAACTCTGGACCCCAAAGTCGGCGTAAAATGGCCATTTAGGCGTATAACAAACACTAAGCACCTGATAAGATGTTCTGCAAGGTTTTAGAGAGAAAACTAGAACCCATGACAAGTGAAACATGCTGCAATCCAAGACAAGTCTACACCCTGCTTTTCATAGtcacaaaatcacaaaaacagtttttcCTGTAGTCAAATGCTTTCCGCTATTTTAGATGAGCCAATTCCTCCAAAAAAGCTTGATGTGAGTCAAAGTCCATGTTGAGGAATTCTTGCTCAATATTCGTCACACTGGACTTTTTGTGGTGCTTTTTGCTTAAagcccggcggcggcggcggcggcagaaaGCCTTTCGTCAGCGTCGGTGACGAGCACGCCGTTGGGCGGTGGCTGTGGGCTGACTTTTGCCAGACGCTGCTCCTTGCTGGAAGCGCAGCTGTTGACGCAGAGTTGGCAAGAGGCGCACGGTGAGTTGCAGCGTGACAGAAAGCGGAAAATACTTATGCGCCACAGGAACCAGCCGGGAGACCAACAGCACCAGCAGAGCACTGCCGATCCCACCAGCACACCCACAATCATGAAGAGTACCCACAAGGACACAGAGGCAGGAGAGTCTGCAAAACAATGACTGTTTCAAGAAATGACATACAACgatgatttaaaaagaaaaagttagaTTTGACTTACCGGAAACAGACTCATAACTAGGAGTGCTGTGTGGAATTCCACAGTTGAAGTGTGTTGGCACTGTGGGGGAGTTGACAAAAGAtggaggtggcggcggcgttGCTACTGCTGTTGCTGGCTGCTCTGCTGCTACAAGCTGACCTGCTGATGAAGGACACAACCAAAATGTCCCAATTGACCAAAACAAATGCTCCATAGATAAGCCGCTCCAGGCTGTAACATTCAAAGATTGTGCACCGATGATAGTCGGGAAATGAATGTACACATCAATCTGACTGACCTTTGCACCCTGTGGTTAGATTTTCTTCCAGGTCACTCCCATCCCCGCAGTTGTCAATGCCCTTGTCATCGCACACCAGACTGAGTGGGATACACTTTCCGTTCCTGCAAGTGAAGTAAGGCTCACTGCTGCACAAAGAATGGTTGAAacctgaggaggaagagtgagtgagtgagtgagtgagtgagtgagtgagtgagtgagtgagtg
Encoded proteins:
- the ldlrad2 gene encoding low-density lipoprotein receptor class A domain-containing protein 2 isoform X1, translating into MEIPADVSRGRLVTLLLCFLSLHGSATIDTVNVVDFCGQTIRGDGMIINSHQESKKYYFVTMGTDCHLTMQGSSPKDKVQFHFRFFLVYSLLRVAPLSPAPLLALDAKVEPTSGESSGGDPCHAGSFVQFYDGRDRSSPLLGPPLCGKSPPRPVLSTGNYLTLRLVTRGTQPRVDFVGDFTSFRLGFNHSLCSSEPYFTCRNGKCIPLSLVCDDKGIDNCGDGSDLEENLTTGCKAGQLVAAEQPATAVATPPPPPSFVNSPTVPTHFNCGIPHSTPSYESVSDSPASVSLWVLFMIVGVLVGSAVLCWCCWSPGWFLWRISIFRFLSRCNSPCASCQLCVNSCASSKEQRLAKVSPQPPPNGVLVTDADERLSAAAAAAGL
- the ldlrad2 gene encoding low-density lipoprotein receptor class A domain-containing protein 2 isoform X2, which gives rise to MEIPADVSRGRLVTLLLCFLSLHGSATIDTVNVVDFCGQTIRGDGMIINSHQESKKYYFVTMGTDCHLTMQGSSPKDKVQFHFRFFLVYSLLRVAPLSPAPLLALDAKVEPTSGESSGGDPCHAGSFVQFYDGRDRSSPLLGPPLCGKSPPRPVLSTGNYLTLRLVTRGTQPRVDFVGDFTSFRLGFNHSLCSSEPYFTCRNGKCIPLSLVCDDKGIDNCGDGSDLEENLTTGCKGQLVAAEQPATAVATPPPPPSFVNSPTVPTHFNCGIPHSTPSYESVSDSPASVSLWVLFMIVGVLVGSAVLCWCCWSPGWFLWRISIFRFLSRCNSPCASCQLCVNSCASSKEQRLAKVSPQPPPNGVLVTDADERLSAAAAAAGL
- the ldlrad2 gene encoding low-density lipoprotein receptor class A domain-containing protein 2 isoform X3 yields the protein MEIPADVSRGRLVTLLLCFLSLHGSATIDTVNVVDFCGQTIRGDGMIINSHQESKNLLRVAPLSPAPLLALDAKVEPTSGESSGGDPCHAGSFVQFYDGRDRSSPLLGPPLCGKSPPRPVLSTGNYLTLRLVTRGTQPRVDFVGDFTSFRLGFNHSLCSSEPYFTCRNGKCIPLSLVCDDKGIDNCGDGSDLEENLTTGCKAGQLVAAEQPATAVATPPPPPSFVNSPTVPTHFNCGIPHSTPSYESVSDSPASVSLWVLFMIVGVLVGSAVLCWCCWSPGWFLWRISIFRFLSRCNSPCASCQLCVNSCASSKEQRLAKVSPQPPPNGVLVTDADERLSAAAAAAGL